The window CGCAGGATTTTCCCGGGACAACAACATCGGTCACGTTTCCCGGCAAACCCGGAACACGGCCGAGGCGGGTGTCCACGTTCCCGCGGATATCGAGTACCTCAATGTCCGGACGTGCAGCCCGGAGTTGAGCGGCACGGCGTGGCGAGCCTGTCCCAACCTTGGCTCCGCCCGGTAGCTCTGCGAGTGTCATACCGTCGCGTGCACAGAGAACGTCGCGGACATCCACCCGCTTGGGTGTTGCGGCGATGCTCAGGCCAAGTGCTGCGCCTGTTGGCAGGTCCTTAAGGGAGTGCACCGCAACATCACAGCTCTCAGCGAGAAGGGCATCCCGAAGGGCCGCGACAAACACACCGGTACCGCCCATCTGGGAAAGTGACCCGGTCTTGACGTCGCCCTCAGTCTTGATATGCACGAGCTCCACAGGGAAACCGCCAACGGCAGCCAGCTGGTCCGCGGTCTGCTGCGTCTGCGTCAGGGCAAGTTTGCTCGCCCTGGTGCCGATGCGTACCGTCACTTGGCAGCCTCCGGAGCGGGGTACGCATCGTGCCCGACACCGATGCCGACGCCAACTTCGGAAATGACGGGCTTCGCTCCGCGGAAGTTCTCGCAGCAGTTGGGGCGGCAAACGTCATACCAAGGGCCCAGGTCCGTCACGTGGGGACGTTCGGCGATGTTGTTTTCCACCGTGCGTTCACAAATGAGGTCCACCAAGCCGGAAACGAAAGCCGCGTGCGTCCCCGGCGTAGGAACACGGGTGGCCTCAATGTTGAGGTTCTTGCAGGTCTCCAGTGCCTCGGTGTCCAGGTCCCAGGCAACTTCCATATGGTCGCTGACGAACCCAAGCGGAACAATGACCACACCGCGGACGCCTTCGGGGGCGATCTCTTCAAGGTGGTCATTAATGTCCGGTTCAAGCCAGGGAATGTGCGGCGCACCGGAGCGGGACTGGTACACCAGGTCCCAGGCAACATCGGGTGCAACAGTGTCCATGATGGCCTGGGCATTGGCAAGATGTTGCGCTGCGTAGGCGGATCCTTCAGCAAATTCGCGCGGCTCGTCCTCGGACCTGCCGGCGGCCTCTGCATCCCGGGTAGGAATCGAGTGCGTGGCGAACAGCACCCGGATCTTAGAATCCGGATCAGCAACGCCGGCAGCGGCCAGCTTGCCTCGAATTTCTTCCAGACCGGCGGCCGTACCTTCAAGGAAGGGCTGCACCACACCGGGGTGGTCGAAGTACTGGCGGATCTTGTCCACCTCAAGCTTGCCGTCCAAGCCCGCCTCCGTCAGGGCAATGCCGATGTCTTCGCGGTACTGGCGGCAACTGGAGTAACAGGAGTAGATGCTGGTGGTGAGCATCAGGATCCGGCGGTGTCCGGCGTCGTAAGCGTCCTGCAGGACGGGCGCAATGTAGGGGTCCCAGTTGCGGTTGCCCCAAAGTACGGGAAGCTCGATGTCCCGCTTGGCCAGCTCAGCCTCGATGGCGGCCTTCAGCTCACGGTTCTGCTGGTTAATGGGGCTGATCCCGCCGAAAGCGCGGTAGTGGTGCGAGACCTCTTCGAGGCGCTCGTCCGGGATGCCCCGGCCACGGGTGACGTTGCGAAGGAAGGGGATGACGTCGTCCTGTCCTTCGGGGCCACCGAAGGACGCGAGCAGCACGGCATCGTAGTGCTTGGCTTCCTGGCGGCCGCGCTCGGTGACTTCATTGACGTCCGTGGAAACGGCTGGAGTGCTCATGCAAGGACCTCGGCAATCTCGGCGGCGGACACGCGGCGGCCGGTGTAGAACGGGATTTCTTCACGGACGTGGTTGCGGGCCTCACTGTCCCGCAAGTGGCGCATGAGGTCAACAAGGTCAACCAGTTCCGGTGCCTCAAGTCCAAGGATCCATTCCCAGTCCCCCAGCGCGAAGGAGGAGACGGTGTTGGAGATGACCTGCGGGAATTCCCTGCCCAGCAATCCATGTTCGCGGAGCATGGCGCCGCGTTCCTCGGCCGGGAGGATGTACCACTCGTAAGAGCGAACGAACGGGTACACGCACAGCCAGGTGCTGGGTTCGACGCCCCGCGCATAAGCCGGCACGTGGCTCTTGGAGAATTCAGCCTCGCGGTGCACGCCCATGGCGGACCAAACGATGTCGGTTCCTGCGAAGAGCTTGCTGCGGCGGATGGACCGGACAGCTGCCTGCAGCTCCTCGGGCTTGGCGCCGTGGAGCCACACCATGATGTCCGCGTCCGAGCGCATGGCGGAGACGTCGTAGCTGCCCCGGAGGGTCACGCCGCCCTCCGCGAGCTTCTCCGTGAGGGCTTCGAATTCCTGGGCAGCATCGCCGCTGCGCAGGACGTCGGCCGAGCGCTTGAAGACAGTCCAGAGCGTGAAGAACTGCTCTTCGGTTTCAGCAGTTTTAGTGACAGATTCGGCAGAAGTGTGGCTCATGGTTCAAGTTTGCCCCGTGCCAGCCGCGAAGTCGAAACGGATCACTTCTACAAGGCGTAGAAGTGATGCAAATCACAAATCCGATGTTCCGTCCGCGCGTACCGCGGCCAGTTGTGCACGCGTATCGGCCACTACCGCGGCCAGGCCATTTCCGGCCAACCAACCGCCCACTACGGCAAGACGGTCGGCAGCGGCGCACACCTGCCGCACCTCTGCTACGCGCTGTTTATGACCGACGGCGGCGAACGGCAAGGCTCCGGCCCAGCGCACAACATCCCAGTCCACGATGTCCGCCCGGGTCACTGGCACGGTCAGCAGCGCGGAAGCATCTTCCACGGCGGCGGCTATGAGCGACGCATCATCCATGACGATGTCCGCTCCGCCGCCCGCCTCTTCGCGCCGACCATAAGACAGGCGCAAGACGTGCGTGCCCGGACCAGCTTCGTCAGCCAACCAATCCCATTTCGCCGTTGCGTGCGTCAGGGCTTTGGCCTGGATCCCCGGGGTTTCAGGTGCCACCAGGATTCCAGTCCCGCGGGGCCTGCCATCGAGCTGCGGCAAGTCCACCACCAAGGTCACCAGGCTCACCAGCGGCCCGGGAGCCGGGCGCAGGCCGGCCAGCTCAGGCACGGACTTCTCCAGCAACCCGACGGCGGCCGGGCCGTCGAGCGCTACCACCAGGCGGTCGGCGTCGAACGTGGATTCTCCAGCGGTGACCCGCCAACCCTCCGGCGTCTTAGCGACGTCGTCGGCGCGGTGACCGGCGAGCAGTTCGACTCCGCGAGCCCGCAGGTCAGCGACGAGTGCGTCCACCAGGGTGTTCATTCCGCCCTTCAACCCCGCAACAGCGGAACCCGCTTTGGCGGGACCGGATGATGCACCCTTTGCGGCTTTGCGTTGAGCCGCAACGGCAGCGGCGAGTGAGCCATGAGTGCGGATTCCAGCGCGCAGGCCTGGGGCCACCATGTCCACGTCCAGCAGGGCGGGGTCAGCCGAATGAACGCCGCCCACCACCGGCGAAACCAGCCGTTCCAGAACCCTTCTGCCCATGCGCGTGCGCACCAGAGCGGAAACGCTGGTGACCTCCGAGGACGTGCCGGCAGAGGCCGGGAGCCAGCGGTCAAAGGAAGCTCTGATAGCTCCGAGGAGCCCCAGGGATCGTCGAACCTCGGGATCCCATGCGTTCGCGGGGATGCCGAGCACTCCCGTTTTGGGGAGCTCCTGCGGACCGTCAGGAAGCTGCACCCAGGCACCTCCGGGATGAGGAGCTACGATCCGGTCGGCCAGTCCCAGCTCACGCGCGAGATCGGCCACTGCCGTGGACCGCGTGGCAAACGACTCGGCCCCACTGTCCAGATGCAGCCCGGCAACAACGTGGCTTCCCACGCAGCCTCCCCATGCAGCGCCCGCCTCGAGGACGGTCACCGCTGAACCAGCCGCAGCCAGTTCCCGCGCGGCGATCAGGCCCGAGATACCGCCTCCCACTACCAGGGCAGTGGGCCGTGCAGCTGGTGCCTTGGGGTCTGACGTGGGCGTTGCGTGCCCCCCGCGCATTGCGCCTACTCCGCTGAGATGGAGTGGATGAGCTGCACCACGCGGGTCAGGACTGTGGGATCCGTTTCGGGCGGAACTCCATGGCCAAGGTTCAGGACGTGGCCAGGGGCGTGGGAACCGGCAGCGATGACCTCGCGGACATGGGCTTCAAGGACCTCCCACGGAGCGGACAGGAGAGCAGGGTCAATATTGCCCTGGAGCGGCACAGTGCCACCCAGGCGTCGGTTTGCCTCGTCCAAGGGCAGCCGGTAATCGACGCCCACAACGTCCACGCCGACGTCCCGCATGGCAACCAGCAACTCGGAGGTGCCGGTTCCAAAGTGGATCAACGGCGCCCCGAGTCCGCGGACATGATCGAGGGCGCGGGTGGATGCGGGCGCCACGAACTTGGTGTAGTCAGCCAGGCCCAGGGACCCTGCCCAGGAATCAAAGAGCTGCGCTGCCGAAGCGCCTGCCTCAAGTTGCGCCTGAAGGAACATCCCGGAAGTATCTGCAGCCCAGCTGGCCAGCGCGGCCCAGGTCTCGGGATCGGCGTGCATCATGGTCCGCGGCCCGAGATGGTCCCGCGAGGGCTTCCCCTCAACCATGTAGGCGGCAAGGGTGAAAGGCGCGCCAGCGAAACCGATCAGCGGCGTCTTTCCAAGTTCGGCAACCGTCAGGCGGACGGCTTCGCGAATCGGCTCGAGAGCCTCCCATGTCAGGGTGGGCAGGGCGGCAACATCAGCGGCCGTCCGGACAGGCTTGTCCAAAACAGGCCCTACGCCCGGGACGATGTCCACGCCCACGCCGGCGAGCTTCAACGGAATAACGATGTCCGAGAAGAAGATGGCAGCGTCCACGTCGTGGCGGCGGACAGGCTGAAGGGTAATCTCCGCGGCGAGTTCAGGCCGGAGGCAAGAGTCCAGCATGGCAACGCCTTCGCGCACCTTCAGATACTCGGGCAGGGAACGGCCGGCCTGTCGCATGAACCAGACCGGCCTGCGGGACGGTGTGCCACCACGGTATGCAGTGATCAACGGCGAGTCCGAGGTACGGCCGTCTTTCAGCGGGTGGTCGGCGCCGAGGGTTCCCGCCGGGGCGTTCGAAGCCGTACTGTTGGATGCTGCCGCGCTAGAAGTCATGCCTTCGATTGTGCCGAAAATCCGGGGCAAAAGATAACGACAAGCTGTCACGTCGCGCCTCGCCCGGGCTGTTGTGACGGGGATCACTCATCCGCGTGGGGATCACCACGGCGCCGCATTGTTCTACCGGGCTACGAAAAAGCTATGATTGGGGTGCTGTGGTTCTTTTCTCATTGGTGGCTACACACGCCGACATCGACCTCGAAACTGTCGCTCAGTTGAGCAACGGTTCCTCTGAGCTTGCCTCGGCAGCCCTGACAGACTCCTCCGTGGTTTCCGGCGCCGTGGTTCTGGCCACGTGCAACCGCTACGAAATCTACGGAGAAACAGCCAACGGGGCTGACCTTGAGGCAGCACGCTCCGCCTTGGTTTCGCAGATCAGCGAATTCAGCGGCCTTAACGAGCAACTCGTCTCACGCTCCTTTGCCACGAACACCGGCCCGGATGTCACACGGCACCTCTTCGCTGTGAGTGCCGGCTTGGATTCAGCCGTGGTGGGTGAGCGCGAGATCGCAGGCCAGGTCCGCCGGGCACTGATCACCGCCCAGCAGGAAGGCACCGCCAGCTCCGGCCTCGTGCGCCTCTTCCAGGCGGCCTCCAAAACGGCCAAGGATGTGGGCGCACAGACGGCCCTCGGCTCCCGTGGGCTTTCGATCGTTTCCGTCGCATTGGACCTCGCCACCGACCTCGCCGAGAACGACGATTGGTCCACCAAGAAAGTTGTGGTCTTCGGAACCGGAGCCTATGCCGGCGCTACCATGTCGCTCCTGCGTGAGCGCGGCTGCACGGATGTTTCCGTTTATTCTTCTTCCGGCCGCGCCGAGGGCTTCGTGGCCACCCGCGGCGGAACAGCACTCGACGCCGACTCTCTTCCCGCTGCTGTTGCCGCTGCTGACGTCATGATTGGCTGCAGCGGATCGGACAACCGGGTGGAAGCCACGGATCTTGCCCGCGTCCGCGCCCAGTCCGGCAAACCTTTGATCGCGATCGACCTCGCGCTCACCCATGATTTTGACCCCGCCGTGGGCGAACTCGACGGCGTTGAACTCCTCACGCTTGAATCCGTGCGGCTCGCTGCGCCACAGGAACAGGCAGAGTCGCTCTCGCAGGCCAGCGCAATCGTGAACGGCGCCGCCGCTTCCTTCGAGTCCGAACGTGAAGCCCGCTCGGTGGACACTGCCATCGTGGCACTCCGCCGACACACCATGAACGTCCTCGACGCGGAAATGGAAAAAGTCCGCGCCCGTCACGGTTGTACCGCCGCTGCCGAAGAGGTTGAGTTTGCCCTTCGCCGGATGGTCAAGCAGCTCCTGCACATTCCCACTGTCCGGGCCCGCGAGCTGGCAGCCAACGGCCAGCAGGACGACTATGTGGCAGCCCTTGAGGCCCTCTACGGCATCCAGGTGGAACAGCCCTCAGCCGCTGCTCCCGCCGCCGAGTGCCCCGTGGATCACCAGCAACTCCGCTCCGAAAGCGCCTGACCCCTCTGCCTAACCGCTCTCCGACTAGTAGACGGGCTTCTCAGGCTCGACGTCGCGCACCCAGGCGAGAATACCGCCGTCGAGATGGCTGACGCGGGTATAGCCGGCCTTTTGCGCTGCCTCGAGGACAGCCGCCGAGCGAGTCCCGGCCTTGCAGTGGAACACAATGTCTTTGTTCTGAGGCAGCTCCACCCACGCCTCGCCGGAGAGAATGCGGCCTTGCGGAATGAGGACAGCGCCGTCGATGTTCACGATGCTGTGCTCGCCTGACTCGCGGACGTCCACGAGTTCGAAGTCCCTCTCCCCCAACTCCCGTTCGGCAAGCATTGCGGCGAGGTCCTTGGCAGAAACAGTGTGATCCTGGTCCGTGGCCACCGGTGGCGTCACGCCGCAGAAGGCGTCATAGTCGGTTAGTTCCGTAATGGGCTCGGCTTCCGGATCCTTGGAGACCTTGATCTCGCGCCAGCTTCCGCCCAAAGCATCAAAGAGCGCCACCCGCCCAAGCAATGAACGCCCGACGCCGGTGATCAGCTTCACGGCCTCGGTGACCATGAGCGATCCAACCGCTGCACAGAGCATGCCAAACACGCCGCCCTCGCCGCAGGACGGCACGGAGCCGGCAGGAGGCGCTTCGGGGTAAAGATCCCTGTACGTTGGACCGTGCTCGGCCCAGAAGACGCTCACCTGGCCGTCAAAGCGGAAGATGGACCCCCAGACGTAGGGCTTGCCGAGGATGGCGGCAGCGTCATTCACCAGATACCGGGTGGCGAAGTTGTCCGCGCCGTCCAGGATGAGGTCGTACTGCGCAAACAACTCCAGCGCGTTGGACGAGTCCAGCCGTACGTCATGCAGGACAACATTGACCAGGGGGTTGAGTTCAGTGATGGCGTTGCGCGCGGATTCGATCTTGGGCCTACCCACGTCCTTCACACCATGGATGACCTGGCGCTGAAGGTTGCTAAGATCCACCGCGTCATCGTCCACGATGCCCAGCGTGCCCACTCCGGCGGCGGCCAGGTACAGCAGTGCCGGGGAACCCAGGCCACCGGCGCCTATGACGAGGACTTTGGCATTCTTAAGCCTGCGTTGGCCCAGGGCGCCAATTTCCGGAATGATGAGATGCCGGGAGTACCGCTCCACCTCGGTCGGCGTGAGTTCGGCGGCCGGTTCAACAAGGGGCGGGAGGACAGCGGGCGCAGCAGTGTGGGCAGCAACAATTGAGGCCATACCCCAATGTATGCCTGCAGATGCCACCCGGTCATATTACCCCCCGGTAGAGTAGTCATAACTGCAAAGGAAAGGCGGCAGACTGTGGCTGACGGCACACGGGCAAACGATGGGGCACCGGCCAAGCAGGAACGGTCAGGTACAACGCGTTCACCAAGGTTGCCGCGGGACGAGCGCCGCGCACAGTTGCTGAACGCGGCCTTGGAAGTATTCGTCTCCAACGGCTTCCATGGGGCGGCCATGGATGAAATCGCAGAGGCCGCTCATGTGAGCAAGCCAGTGCTTTATCAGCACTTCCCGTCCAAGCGTGAGCTCTATATGGCGCTCTTGGACAGCCACCTGGCGACCCTGACGCAACTGATGCTCAACGCCTTGAACTCCACCACGGACAACAAGGAACGCGTCAAGGCCGTCATGCGCGCCTATTACCGGTTCATTGCCGATGACGACCAAGCCCATCGCCTGGTGTTCGAGTCGGACCTGATCAACGATCCCGATGTCAGCTCGCGTTTGGAGACTTTCAACAAAACCTTCGCGGATGCCGTGGCCCACGTCATCGCCGAGGACACCAAGCTGCCCCCTCTTGAAGCGCAGCTTCTTGGGCGTGGCCTGGCTGGAATGGCGCAGGTCAGCGCCAGATATTGGCTTGAAACGGATGGAAACCTGGACCTCGATGTGGCCAGTGATCTGATCTATCGTTTAGCTTGGCGCGGAATCAGTCGATTCCCCAAAGAGTCCTAGGCTACAAATAGAGGACTGACTTACAACTTGATTGGCTTGGAGGCCTTGCTGTGGAAGTAAAGATCGGCATTCAGAACGTTGGCCGTGAGATCGTGCTCGAATCCTCCTTGGATGCCGACGCCGTCGCCAAGATTGTGGCCGAGGCCGTGACTAAAGGCTCCGAGCTTCGCCTCACTGATGAGAAGGGCCGCCAGATCATCGTTCCCGGCAACGTGTTGGGCTATGTGGAGATCGGTGCCGAGGAAACCCGCCGCGTAGGCTTTGGCGCCCTCTAGGGCTTTCCCACTTCTCGTCGTCCGCTAAGGAGTATTCATGCTTTCTCTCGTCGTGGTGGTTCTGGCCACCATTGCCACCGGTTTCATTGTGTGGGCCAACGACAAGCGGCACGGCAAATACGGGATCGCCTTGCCGGCCGGTGTCTCCGCAGCTGTGGGTACCCTGAGCTGGATCGCGTTCATCAGTGCCGGATTGGGTTACCAGCCAGGCGCTACGTGGATTCCGTGGGTGTTGCCGATAGTGCTGGGAACCGCTGCTGCCGCGGGCGCGGTGGTCTTCCTTGGCAGGACGCGCACCCAGCACGATACTGCGGCCCTGACCAAGGCGCTTCGTCTTTAGGGCCAAAACAGCAGCAACACGACACAGCAGTAGTGACCGTCACCAACAGGTGACGGTCACTACTGCTTTAAGCTTCACGACGCCGGATACCGCTCCGGTTGCGCAATGGCGCCAATTCCCGCGGCTGCTTCGCTCACTGCCGTGGCAGCGGCGACATCCCGTTGGGTTACCTGTCCGCCAGCATCATGGGAAACGTAGCGGAGGAAAACCCTATTGAAGCGCCACTCCAGATCCGGATGATGATCTTGTTCCTCGGAGATCTGACCCACCGCGGCAATGAGCGCAAGCGCGTTAGCCGCCGTCGAGGTTTTATAGACAGTCACCAGGCCGTTCTGGTTCTTCCAGTCCGGCAGGAGTCCGAGGGCAGCATTGATGGCTTCCTCAGTCAATCGCTCGTCCTGGCTTGCCATGACTGCTCCTCCTCTTCCGGACTATTCCGGAGAATCCCGGCCATGTCCGAAGTACCGGATCAGAGGAATTCCGCCCGGCCTTCCATTGCCGAAGATGCCAAGGCGTGCTCCCTGCGCGGAATCCGGCCAGCCTGTTTGGCCAGCCTACCGGCGATGACGGCGTGTTTGAAGGCTTCGCCCATCTGGACCGGGTTCTGTGCCCGGGTCACAGCTGTTGCAAGCAGGACGGCGTCGCAGCCTAGCTCCATGGCAAGGGCGGCGTCGGACGCGGTCCCGATTCCGGCATCGAGCACCACAGGGACGGAAGCCCGGGACACGATCAGCTCAATGTTGTGCGGGTTCAGAATGCCAAGGCCGGTCCCGATAGGCGATCCCAGCGGCATGACGGCGGTGGCCCCTAGGTTTTCGAGCCTGAGCGCGAGAACGGGATCATCATTCGTGTAGGCGAAGACCTTGAATCCGCGGTTAACCAGTTGTTCCGTCGCATCCACCAATTCCACGGCATCAGGAAGGAGCGTGTGTTCGTCGGCGATGACTTCCAGCTTCACCCAATCGGTCTCCAATGCTTCCCGGGCCAGTTCAGCGGTCATCACGGCGTCCTTTGCCGTAAAACAACCGGCGGTGTTGGGCAGCACGCGGATGTTGTGGTCAACCAGGAGCTGGAACAGCGATCCCGTTTCAGCCGGCGAATATCGGCGCATCGCCACTGTGGTGAGCTCCGTCCCCGAACTCAGCAGCGCAGCCCCCAGGCCATCGAGGCTCGGCGCCCCGCCGGTACCCATAATGAGCCGGGAGCCGAGCTCCACGCCGTCGATCACCAGGGCGTCGGTGTGGGCGTCAGTGATGCGAACGTCAACGTTTGCTGTTGTCATGCTTCAGCCTCCTTGGACTGCAGTTACGAGTTCGAGTTCGTCTCCGTCGGCGAGCGCCGTCACGGCCCATTGGCTGCGCGGCACCACCTCGGAATTACGTGCGACGGCGACGCCCAGCTTTCCGCCGTCGGCCGCCTGTCCGCGGGGATCCAGGACGCGGCCGGTCATGGCAGTGACGAGGGTACTGACGGAAGCGTCGGCCGGCACGGCGTGATCGGTTCCGTTGAGTTTGATGTTCATGCGGTTTCCTCGGTAAGGGTTTTCGCCGGTGGTACGAGTACGGCTGGTGTGAGTAAAACGGGAACAGATGTGTTGCCCGCGAATCGATCGGGCAGGAAGGGCGCCCACCGGGGGTCCGCGGAGCCATTGATGAGTTCTCCCACGATCTTGGCGGCCACAGGAGTCAAGAGAACTCCGTGGCGGAAGAACCCTGTGGCGATCACCAGGCCCTCAACGTCGCCGTTGGGACCGTTGACCCGTCCAAGCAGAGGTGCATTATCCGGTGTTCCGGGGCGGGCTCGGGCCGTTGCCTCCAGGAGTTCCAGCTCCGCAACCGCGGGCACCAGTACTTGGGCGTCCCGCAGCAATTGATACACCCCGCCCGCGGAGACAGCGTTGGAAGCCTCTGACAATCCGTACTCGCGTTGTGTCGCTCCAATCACCACGGTGCCATCGTCCCGGGGCACAATGTAAACCGGCACGCCACGAACCATCCCGCGAACCGTGGACGAGACCAAGGGCCGCAGGTGGTGGGGGACGCGGAGCCGGAGGATGTCGCCATAGACCGGCCTCACTGGAAGGTTCAGGCCCGCAGGAAGCCCGGACAGATGAGAGGCTCCCAGTCCGTTGGCCACCACCGTCTCCCGGGCGTGGACGATGCCTCCGGACTCCAGCTGAACACCAGTGACCCGCCCGCCGTCCCACAGGATGCGGCGTGCCGGCGAAGACACGGCGTAACCCTCCTCGGCTCCGTACACCCAGGATTGCTCGTCGGCCGCATGGGATGACAATCCTGCCAAGAGGCATGCCGCCAGTTTTCGCGGATCCACCTGATGGTCGGCAGGAATGTCGAAGGCG is drawn from Arthrobacter sp. 31Y and contains these coding sequences:
- the thiO gene encoding glycine oxidase ThiO; translated protein: MADPRHTHFQADVAVIGAGIIGLGIAHEARRLGRSVVLIDPHPASGATFAAAGMLAPVSELHYQEEDLLELMLESSQQWPSFVEGLHQKGRDSGYRTTSTLAVGADAADRRALADLRSVQLAAGLAVEPLALREARQREPLLSPQISCAFDIPADHQVDPRKLAACLLAGLSSHAADEQSWVYGAEEGYAVSSPARRILWDGGRVTGVQLESGGIVHARETVVANGLGASHLSGLPAGLNLPVRPVYGDILRLRVPHHLRPLVSSTVRGMVRGVPVYIVPRDDGTVVIGATQREYGLSEASNAVSAGGVYQLLRDAQVLVPAVAELELLEATARARPGTPDNAPLLGRVNGPNGDVEGLVIATGFFRHGVLLTPVAAKIVGELINGSADPRWAPFLPDRFAGNTSVPVLLTPAVLVPPAKTLTEETA